In Bradyrhizobium manausense, the sequence CATTGGTGCCCAGATCGCGACTTGCGCGAAAAAGAACATTCCAGCGCTGGCTGCGGCTTACGGCCCCGCGGAGATCGACAAGGCAATCCTCGATGCGCTGCTCCGCGCTTTCGAGACGAATTTCTTTGACGGAATGGCCGGTAACATCGCGGGCATCGACGCGCGGCTTTCGCCTGACCTGAAGGAAGCAGATATCGCCGCGTTTCTCTCCGGGCGCAAGCCGCTGCCGCGCGTTGCGATCAGGCATACTGTCGGTCTCGACGACACTGTCGAAGGTGATGGCGGTGTTGCTGATGCGCGGGAGAATTCCGGCGCAAATTACTTCAAGCTGAAGCTGTCCGGTGATCCCGCGGCCGACGCAATGCGGCTGGGGCGCATCGGCAAGGAGCTTGATGCGCTGGGGCGCGACACCAAGGTAACGCTCGATGCCAACGAGCAATATGCCGATCTCACCGTGCTGCAGGCGCTGATCGATCGGCTCGATCGCGATCCCGCGCTGCGGTCGATCTCGTCAAGACTGCTCTATATCGAACAGCCGATGCCGCGCGATATCACCCGGCAATCGCCGCTCGGCTCGCTCGCGACGCGCGGCTTCATCATCGATGAGGCCGATGATACCTACGATGCCTTCCCGGCGGCGCGGACGCTCGGCTATCGCGGCATCTCCTCGAAATCCTGCAAGGGGCTCTACAAATCCGTGGTCAATGCCACGCGTGCGGCAAAATGGAGCGCGAACGGCGCGCGGTTCTTCGTGACCGGGGAAGACCTCACCTGCCAGGCAGGGCTCGCCGTGCAGCAGGACCTCGCGCTCGGCGCCTTCATCGGCGTCACCCACGCCGAGCGCAACGGTCATCACTATGTCGACGGCTTTGGCGAGACGCCGGCCGCCGAAGCGCAGGCCTTCGCGGCCGCGCATCCCGATCTCTACGCCGATGCCGGGCAGGGCATCCGTCTTTCCGTTCACAACGGCGATCTCCTGACGGGATCGCTGCACGTTGCGGGCTTTGCGACGTCGGTCCATCCGGACTGGTCGGCGCTCCGTCCGCTCGAACAGCCAAAATCACTTCAGGAGCAATTGGCATGACCACCCAACGCCTCGGCCTCATCATGAACGGCGTCACCGGCCGCATGGGTCTCAATCAGCATCTGATCCGCTCGATCGTCGCGATCCGCGAGCAGGGCGGCGTCCGTTTGAAGAACGGCGATCGCATCATGCCCGATCCGATCCTGGTCGGCCGCAGCGCCGAGAAGGTCGAGGCGCTCGCCAAGCGCTACAACATCACGCGCTGGACCACCGATCTCGATGCGGCGCTGGCCGACAAGAACGACACCATGTTCTTCGATGCCGCGACCACGCAGGCGCGGCCGGGTCTGCTGACCCAGGCGATCAATGCCGGCAAGCACGTCTATTGCGAGAAGCCGATCGCGACGAACTTTGAAGAGGCGCTCGAAGTCGTCAAGCTCGCCAACGCCAGGGGCGTCAAGCACGGCACGGTACAGGACAAGCTGTTCCTGCCCGGCCTGAAGAAGATCGCCTTCCTGCGCGATTCCGGCTTTTTCGGCCGCATCCTCTCGGTGCGCGGCGAGTTCGGCTATTGGGTGTTCGAAGGCGGCTGGCAGGAGGCGCAGCGGCCGTCCTGGAACTATCGCGACGAGGACGGCGGCGGCATCATCCTCGACATGGTCTGCCACTGGCGCTACGTGCTCGACAACCTCTTCGGCAACGTCCAGAGCGTGGTCTGCATCGGCAACACCGATATCCCCGAGCGCTTCGACGAACAGGGCAAGAAGTACAAGGCGACCGCGGATGATTCCGCCTATGCGACCTTCCAGCTCGAAGGCGGCGTCATCGCCCACATCAACATGTCCTGGGTCACGCGCGTCTATCGCGACGACCTCGTCACCTTCCAGGTCGACGGCACCCACGGCTCGGCGGTCGCAGGTCTCACCGACTGCATGATCCAGGCGCGGCAGGCCACGCCCCGTCCGGTCTGGAATCCCGACGAAAAGCGGCTGCACGATTTCTACGGCGACTGGCAAAAGCTGCCCGACAACGTCTCCTACGATAACGGCTTCAAGGAGCAGTGGGAAATGTTCATCCGCCACGTCTACGAGGATGCGCCCTACAAGTTCACCCTGCTCGAAGGCGTCAAGGGCGTGCAGCTTGCCGAATGTGCACTGAAGAGCTGGAAGGAGCGGCGCTGGATCGACGTCGCCCCGATCAAGGCGTGAGGCCTAGCGGTTAAACCCCGATGTCTACCAAACCGTCATTGCGAGCGAAGCGAAGCAATCCAGAATGCCTCCGCGGCAACAGTCTGGATTGCTTCGTCGCGGAGTTTATCATCCGGCCGGCCGAAGGCCGGACCGGGTGGCTCGTCGCAATGACGGGGAGAGGTCTAAAATCATGAACAAGCCCGTCCTTCCGATGTCGTCATTGTCGCTCAAGCTGCCGAAGGCCGATCGCTCGATCGAGACCTACCGGCTCGCGGCCTCGCGAACGTTCCCCGCAAAGCTCGAGGGACCGTTGAACCGCATCGCCTTTTCGGCCGTGCACACGGTGGTCGATCCCTTCGCGGACAACGATCCCTGGCTGTCGGCGGCCGTCGATTGGGACAAGACCATCGCCTTCCGCGAGCACGTCTGGGATCTCGGTCTCGGCGTTGCGGAGGCCATGGACACTGCGCAGCGCGGCATGGGGCTGGACTGGCCGACCTCGCTGGAGCTGATCACGCGTTCGGTCGGGGCCGCCAAGCGCCGCAATGCACTGGTGTTCTCCGGTGCCGGCACGGATCATCTCGCGGCCGAGGATGCCAAAAATCTCGACCACGTCATTCGCGCCTATGAAGAGCAGATCTCGGCGGTGGAGAAGGTCGGCGGCCGCATCATTTTGATGGCGTCGCGTGCGCTCGCCAAGCTCGGCCGCAATGCTGACGACTACGCCAAGGTCTACGACCGCGTGCTGTCGCAGGTTCGCGAGCCCGTGATCATCCACTGGCTCGGCGATATGTTCGACCCGGCGCTATCAGGCTATTGGGGCACCAGGGATCTCGACAAGGCGATGGACACCGCAGTCGCGATCATCAATGGCAACGCCGCCAAGGTCGACGGCGTCAAGGTCTCGCTGCTCGACAAGCAGCGCGAGATCGACATGCGTCGCCGTCTCGACAAGCGCATCAAGATGTATACCGGCGACGATTTCAATTACGCGGAGCTGATCGCCGGCGACAGCGAAGGCTTTTCGCACGCGCTGCTCGGCATTTTTGACGCGATCGCGCCCGCGGCATCCTACGCGCTGTCGCGGCTGGCGGCAGGCGACGAAGCCGGCTTCCACGACGTGCTGGGGCCGACGGTGCCGCTGTCGCGTCACATCTTCAAGGCACCGACGCGCTTCTACAAGACCGGCGTCGTGTTCATGGCGTATCTCAACGGCCACCAGGATCACTTTACGATGGTCGGGGGACAAGAAAGCGCGCGCTCGATGCTGCATCTGGCCGAGCTGTTCCGGCTAGCCGATCAGGCAGGCCTGCTTGCCAATCCTGAACTGGCGACGCGACGCATGAAGACCGTGCTGACCTCGCACGGACTGGAAGACTGATGCGCGATTTCTCGTCCAACCACCGCTGGCTGTCGCTGAACACGGCGACAGTCCGCAAGCAAGGTGACCTCGTCCAAATCGTCGAGGCCTGCGCGAAGCACGGCATCCGTGCCATCGATCCCTGGCGCGACCAGGTCGCGACCGTCGGCCTCGATCGCGCGGCGCGCGCGGTGCGCGATGCCGGCCTCGAGCTGTCAGGCTATTGCCGCGGCGGCATGTTTACCTCGGACGCGTCGCGTCGGGATGAGGTGCGCGACGATAACAGGCGCTGCGTCGATGAAGCCAAGGCATTGGGCGCGCCCTGCATCGTGCTCGTCGTCGGCGGCCTGCCGCAATATTCGCGGCCGGGCAGTGAGGCGTCGAAGGACATCGCGGGCGCGCGGACGCAGGTCGAGGAAGCTCTCGCCGACATGCTCGACTATGCCAGGCAGGCGAAGTTGCCGTTGGCGATCGAGCCGTTGCACCCGGCCTACGCGGCCGACCGTGCCTGCGTGAACACGACAAAGCAGGCGCTCGACATCTGCGACCGGCTCGACCCTGGTCGTACCGGCATGCTCGGCGTCGCGCTCGACGTCTATCACATCTGGTGGGACCCGGATCTGATGGGCCAGATCGCGCGTGCCGGCAAGGATCGTCTGTTGGCTTTCCACGTCTGCGATTGGCTGGTGCCGACCAGGGACATCCTCAACGACCGGGGCATGATGGGCGACGGCGTCATCGACATCAAATCCGCGCGCGCGGCCGTCGAGGCGCAGGGCTTTTCCGGCTATTCCGAGATCGAGATTTTCTCGAACGATTGGTGGAGCAAGCCGATGGACGAGGTGCTGCGCACCTGCATCGGGCGTCACCGGACGGTCGTTTAGGCATCCGGCCGGGTGATTGCGCGTTCAGCGTTGATTTGCCCGGCAGGTCAAATGGTTCGGCGGATACGCCGGCCATCCTCAGCCGACCCCTGTTCTACTGTGCATGGGGTTGTTTTCGACTTTTTGGATTCAGGAGTCCTGCCTGCGATGCTCGATCTCGAGCGTGACCAGGCGCGCCAGCAATGTCGCCGGATAGAGCTGGCCGAAAATCGCTTCCATGTTGCACAGGCTCCGCGCAACGGGGTGCAGCGGCGCGACGTCGCCATAGCCGGTCGTGGTCATCGTCGCGAAGCTGAAATAGATGACGTCGCTCGCGAGCCTCGGACTGTCCGTCACCTTCATGCTGACAAAGGCGTCCTGATCGAGCGAGCCGATGAAGACGTAAAGCGCGGAGAAGATCACCGCGACCGTCAGATACAGCAGCACGGCACCGATGACGCGATGATAGGTCACGCGTCCCGGCGCGAAGGTCTGGCGCGCCACCGCCCAGGCCATCGTCGTTCCCACGATGAACCATGAGCCGGCAAACAGGTTGAGGTCGAGGATCGATGGCGATCTGATCCGCAGGATTGCGCCGACGGTGATCATGCCGAGTGCAACCAGCATGGCGCCGACCGCGACCGGGCTGCCAGAGATCACGAAGATGCCGCAGACCAGCAGCAGCGCCAGCACGAGCTCGGACACCTGGAACGCAAACAGCCCCAGCGCCTGCAATGGCGAGATCACGAACATCATGATCATCAGCAGCACTGTCAGCACCGTGAGGGCCGGATCGGCCCAGCGTTCGCGCAATTGATCGTTGGTCATGACGCCTCAGCCGATCGAGCAGGGGACGCTCAGGAAGCCGCGGAACCGAACGCGGCCGCCGCGCACGGGCTGACCGCTCACGGCGTAGCCCGGGAAGCGCGCCAGGAAGCGTGAGATCGCGATCGCGCCCTCGAGCCGCGCCAGCGCCATGCCGGCGCATTGATGCGCACCGGTGGCAAAGGCGAGGTGCCGGTTCGGCGTGCGCGCGACGTCGAAGCGTTCGGGGTCGGGAAACTGGGCGGGGTCGCGGTTGGCAGCTCCAATGCACAGCGTCACCGACGTGCCGGCTTCGAGCATGACGCCGCCGAGCTCGACCGTCTCGGTCGTCATGCGGTTGCCGAGCTGATTCGAGCTTTCGTAACGAAGGATCTCCTCGACGGCAGTCTTGATCATGTCGGGGTTGCCGATCAGCCGCTGCTTCTGATCCGGATTGCGATGTAACGCGACGAGGCCGTTGCCGATCAGATTGGTGGTGGTCTCGTGGCCCGCATTGAGCAGGAAGATGCAGTTGTGCAGCAGCTCCTTCTCGGTCAGCCGCTCGCCGTTCTCCTCGCCCTGGATCAGCCGTGTCAGCACGTCGCGATCAGGGCTGCCCGGCTTCTGGCGCCGGCGCGCCACCAGCGTTGCGAGATAGGCGAGGAAATCCGTCACGGCCTTGTTGCCGCGGGCGGCGACCTCGGGCGACACGACCGGCTCGAGCGCGCCAAGGATTGCCAGCGACCAGTCGCGCAGCGGCGCGCGTTCCTCATGGGGGACATCGAGCAAATTGCCGATCACCTCGATCGGAATCGAGGCGGCGAAATCCTCTATCAGCTCGCAACTCCCCCTGGCCGCGATGGCGTCGAGCAGGCCGTCGACCAGCTTGACGATGTCTCCTTCCATGCCCGCGATCGCCCGCGGCGACAGTGCGCCCATGATCAGCCGCCGCACACGGGTGTGCGCGGGTGGATCGTTGAACACGAGGCTGGTGGTGTGGTGCTCGTAGAGCGGCGTGTCGCCGTATTTCGGCGCGAACTCGCGCTTCTTGTCCGAGCTGAACGATTTTGTGTTCTTGTAGGTCGTGACGAGGTCGTCGTAGCGCGTCAGGAACACGGTGCCGCTCGCAAGCCGCTTGACCGGCTCGTTCTCCCGCAGTGCACGATAAGTCGGGTAGGGATCGTCGTAGAATCCGCTGGTCAGCTTCGCCAGATCGAAACTGGCCGCCAATTCTTTCGCATCTGCGTTCATCGCCATACTCACCTGATGACACCGATATGCCGTTTTCGCTCTTTCGAGCTTTGCGGGTCACCGTCTACAGTCATGCCGTGATTTGCAAGCCGACCGGACAGGAAAATGCAGGCGCGCACTGACGCTTCCGATACGGCCCCGAAGTGGCCCGACGATATTTTCGCGACCTTGCAACGCTTCGACGTCCGGCAGGTGCCTTACGTGCCCGATGCCGGCCATTCGAAGCTGATCCAGCGCGTGCTGACTTCATCGACGATGCGCGGCATTCCGCTGACGACGGAGGAGGAGGGTGTGGCGCTGCTTGCCGGCGCCTGGACCGGCGGCCAGCGCGGCGTGCTGCTGATGCAGTCGAGCGGCGTCGGCAATTGCATCAACATGCTGTCGCTGATCCCGATCCTGCGCTTTCCGTTCCTCACCCTCGTGACCATGCGCGGCGAGTGGGGCGAGTTCAATCCGTGGCAGGTGCCGATGGGCTCGACCACGCAGGGCGTGTTCGAGCTCTCCGGCATCAAGGTGCTGCGCGCCTCGAACGCAGCCGAGGTGCCGGCGGTGTTGGAGGCGGCTGCGGCGCAGGCCTACAACGCGCTCACGCCTACCGCCGTCCTGCTGTCGCAGCGCCTGATCGGCGCCAAGGTTTTCACCAAATGAGCAAGGCCAATCTCCTCGACCGCCGCCAGGTGGTCTCCGCGCTGCTTGCTGATCGCAAGGACGTGGTTGCGATCGGAGGCCTCGGTGCCTCCACCAACGACATCACCGCCGCGGGCGATCACGCCCGCAACTTCTATCTCTGGGGTGGCATGGGTGGCGCCGCGATGATCGGCCTGGGCCTGGCGATCGCGCAGCCGAAACTGCCGGTGCTTGTCATCACCGGCGACGGCGAGATGCTGATGGGCATGGGCAGCCTGGCCACCATCGGCCTGCAGAAGCCGTCCAACCTCTCGATCGTCGTGCTGGATAACGAGGCTTATGGCGAGACAGGCGGCCAGACCAGCCACACCTCGGCTGCCGCCGACTTGGTGGGCGTTGCCAGAGCCTGCGGCATCGCCGACAGCCGGGCGATCTCGACCATGGCCGAGGTGGAAGGCTTCGCCAAAGCCGTCCACCACCTCTCGGCGGGGCCCCGGTTTGCCAATGTGAAAATCGACAGCGCCAACGTCGAGCGGATCCTCCCGAGCCGGGACGGCACCTACATCGTCAACCGGATCCGCGGCGACCTCGGTTTCCAGCCGATCTGACGCCGGCCTCCGATCTGGCTCCCTGACGGGGCGGCGTCCTCCCGCAGCGGTACCCTGTGACCAATTTCCAACGGTTTCTCACGCACTTAGGTTGCGATGCAGCATTCTGCTTGACTTTGGCGTGGGTGAGTGCTTACTCACTAGCATGAGCTCATTGCGTATGACGAGCGACCTGAGGCGTCAATTGATCCTCGGAGCCGCGAAACGCTGCTTTGCCCGACACGGCTACAACGGCACCACGACGAAGAGCGTGGCGGCCGCTGCTGCCATTTCCGAGGCGCTGCTATTCAAGCATTTCCCGTCCAAGGCGGCGCTCTATGCCGAAATCCTCAGCGACGAATGCGAGGCGGACCCGGCGCTCACCGAGCTGCTCGAGCGGGAGCCGTCGACAGCCACCCTGGTCGAGTTGATCCGTGGCATGGTCCAGCATTTCCTGCTGATCGCCGACGGCCCCGACCAGGAAGAGGCGCAGCGTCTGCGACTGATGGCCACTAGTCATCTGGATGATGGCGAATTCGCTCGTTTGCTATATGCCAAGATCGAGACGCTGATCGGAGCGGTCTTCGTCGCCTCGCTCGAGCGCGCGGTCGCCGCCGGCGATGCGCGGGCTTGTGGCAGTGAGCCGCTCAATCTGTTCTGGTTTGCGCATCATACGGTGATGACCGCTGCGCTGACCAGACTGCCCTCCGTGCCCTGTCTCGCCTATGGCAGGGCGAACGATCTGGAGCGGCAGCTCTGTGAGTTTCTCCTGAGGGGTATCGGACTTAACGACGCCGCAATTGCTTCGCATCTGGGCCACGATCAGGCCGCCTGTGCGGGCAAAACGGCGATTGCAGAAAGCGCATGACAATGAACATCGTAGCCGAAAACAAGATTTCGGGCGAACCGATCGACAGCAAGGCTCCCAAGCGTCCGGTCCGGCCGGTGCTCTGGTTCATCATCATCGGCACGCTCCTCGGCGCGCTGGTCGGTGGTCTCGTCTGGTTCAACTATTTCCGTGGCCAGATGATCAAGCAGTTCTTCGCCAACAACAAGCCGCCGCCGACGGCAGTC encodes:
- a CDS encoding Gfo/Idh/MocA family protein, with translation MTTQRLGLIMNGVTGRMGLNQHLIRSIVAIREQGGVRLKNGDRIMPDPILVGRSAEKVEALAKRYNITRWTTDLDAALADKNDTMFFDAATTQARPGLLTQAINAGKHVYCEKPIATNFEEALEVVKLANARGVKHGTVQDKLFLPGLKKIAFLRDSGFFGRILSVRGEFGYWVFEGGWQEAQRPSWNYRDEDGGGIILDMVCHWRYVLDNLFGNVQSVVCIGNTDIPERFDEQGKKYKATADDSAYATFQLEGGVIAHINMSWVTRVYRDDLVTFQVDGTHGSAVAGLTDCMIQARQATPRPVWNPDEKRLHDFYGDWQKLPDNVSYDNGFKEQWEMFIRHVYEDAPYKFTLLEGVKGVQLAECALKSWKERRWIDVAPIKA
- a CDS encoding dihydrodipicolinate synthase family protein, with amino-acid sequence MNKPVLPMSSLSLKLPKADRSIETYRLAASRTFPAKLEGPLNRIAFSAVHTVVDPFADNDPWLSAAVDWDKTIAFREHVWDLGLGVAEAMDTAQRGMGLDWPTSLELITRSVGAAKRRNALVFSGAGTDHLAAEDAKNLDHVIRAYEEQISAVEKVGGRIILMASRALAKLGRNADDYAKVYDRVLSQVREPVIIHWLGDMFDPALSGYWGTRDLDKAMDTAVAIINGNAAKVDGVKVSLLDKQREIDMRRRLDKRIKMYTGDDFNYAELIAGDSEGFSHALLGIFDAIAPAASYALSRLAAGDEAGFHDVLGPTVPLSRHIFKAPTRFYKTGVVFMAYLNGHQDHFTMVGGQESARSMLHLAELFRLADQAGLLANPELATRRMKTVLTSHGLED
- a CDS encoding sugar phosphate isomerase/epimerase family protein, with the protein product MRDFSSNHRWLSLNTATVRKQGDLVQIVEACAKHGIRAIDPWRDQVATVGLDRAARAVRDAGLELSGYCRGGMFTSDASRRDEVRDDNRRCVDEAKALGAPCIVLVVGGLPQYSRPGSEASKDIAGARTQVEEALADMLDYARQAKLPLAIEPLHPAYAADRACVNTTKQALDICDRLDPGRTGMLGVALDVYHIWWDPDLMGQIARAGKDRLLAFHVCDWLVPTRDILNDRGMMGDGVIDIKSARAAVEAQGFSGYSEIEIFSNDWWSKPMDEVLRTCIGRHRTVV
- a CDS encoding potassium channel family protein; this translates as MTNDQLRERWADPALTVLTVLLMIMMFVISPLQALGLFAFQVSELVLALLLVCGIFVISGSPVAVGAMLVALGMITVGAILRIRSPSILDLNLFAGSWFIVGTTMAWAVARQTFAPGRVTYHRVIGAVLLYLTVAVIFSALYVFIGSLDQDAFVSMKVTDSPRLASDVIYFSFATMTTTGYGDVAPLHPVARSLCNMEAIFGQLYPATLLARLVTLEIEHRRQDS
- a CDS encoding cytochrome P450; protein product: MNADAKELAASFDLAKLTSGFYDDPYPTYRALRENEPVKRLASGTVFLTRYDDLVTTYKNTKSFSSDKKREFAPKYGDTPLYEHHTTSLVFNDPPAHTRVRRLIMGALSPRAIAGMEGDIVKLVDGLLDAIAARGSCELIEDFAASIPIEVIGNLLDVPHEERAPLRDWSLAILGALEPVVSPEVAARGNKAVTDFLAYLATLVARRRQKPGSPDRDVLTRLIQGEENGERLTEKELLHNCIFLLNAGHETTTNLIGNGLVALHRNPDQKQRLIGNPDMIKTAVEEILRYESSNQLGNRMTTETVELGGVMLEAGTSVTLCIGAANRDPAQFPDPERFDVARTPNRHLAFATGAHQCAGMALARLEGAIAISRFLARFPGYAVSGQPVRGGRVRFRGFLSVPCSIG
- a CDS encoding phosphonopyruvate decarboxylase; the encoded protein is MQARTDASDTAPKWPDDIFATLQRFDVRQVPYVPDAGHSKLIQRVLTSSTMRGIPLTTEEEGVALLAGAWTGGQRGVLLMQSSGVGNCINMLSLIPILRFPFLTLVTMRGEWGEFNPWQVPMGSTTQGVFELSGIKVLRASNAAEVPAVLEAAAAQAYNALTPTAVLLSQRLIGAKVFTK
- a CDS encoding thiamine pyrophosphate-dependent enzyme; this encodes MSKANLLDRRQVVSALLADRKDVVAIGGLGASTNDITAAGDHARNFYLWGGMGGAAMIGLGLAIAQPKLPVLVITGDGEMLMGMGSLATIGLQKPSNLSIVVLDNEAYGETGGQTSHTSAAADLVGVARACGIADSRAISTMAEVEGFAKAVHHLSAGPRFANVKIDSANVERILPSRDGTYIVNRIRGDLGFQPI
- a CDS encoding TetR/AcrR family transcriptional regulator, which codes for MTSDLRRQLILGAAKRCFARHGYNGTTTKSVAAAAAISEALLFKHFPSKAALYAEILSDECEADPALTELLEREPSTATLVELIRGMVQHFLLIADGPDQEEAQRLRLMATSHLDDGEFARLLYAKIETLIGAVFVASLERAVAAGDARACGSEPLNLFWFAHHTVMTAALTRLPSVPCLAYGRANDLERQLCEFLLRGIGLNDAAIASHLGHDQAACAGKTAIAESA